The following are encoded together in the Peromyscus leucopus breed LL Stock chromosome 1, UCI_PerLeu_2.1, whole genome shotgun sequence genome:
- the Calm3 gene encoding calmodulin-3, translating to MADQLTEEQIAEFKEAFSLFDKDGDGTITTKELGTVMRSLGQNPTEAELQDMINEVDADGNGTIDFPEFLTMMARKMKDTDSEEEIREAFRVFDKDGNGYISAAELRHVMTNLGEKLTDEEVDEMIREADIDGDGQVNYEEFVQMMTAK from the exons ATG gCTGACCAGCTGACCGAAGAACAGATTGCAG AGTTCAAGGAAGCCTTCTCCCTCTTCGACAAGGATGGGGATGGCACCATTACTACCAAGGAGCTGGGGACTGTGATGAGGTCGCTGGGGCAGAACCCCACGGAGGCCGAACTGCAGGACATGATCAATGAGGTGGACGCTGACG gGAATGGGACCATTGACTTCCCAGAGTTCCTGACCATGATGGCcagaaagatgaaggacacagacAGTGAGGAGGAGATCCGGGAGGCCTTCCGTGTCTTTGACAAG GATGGGAATGGCTACATCAGTGCCGCCGAGCTGCGTCACGTCATGACGAACCTGGGGGAGAAGCTGACGGACGAGGAGGTGGATGAGATGATCCGAGAGGCTGACATTGATGGAGATGGCCAGGTCAATTATGAAG AGTTTGTACAGATGATGACTGCGAAGTGA
- the Ptgir gene encoding prostacyclin receptor, which yields MADSCRNLTYVRDSVGPATSTLMFVAGVVGNGLALGILGARRKSHPSAFAVLVTGLAVTDLLGTCFLSPAVFVAYARNSSLLGLAHGGSALCDTFAFAMTFFGLASTLILFAMAVERCLALSHPYLYAQLDGPRCARLALPAIYAFCCLFCSLPLMGLGEHQQYCPGSWCFIRMRSTQPGGCAFSLAYASLVALLVTSIFFCNGSVTLSLCHMYRQQRRHHGSLVPTSRAREDEVDHLILLALMTGIMAVCSLPLTIRGFTQAIAPDSSEMGDLLAFRFNAFNPILDPWVFILFRKAVFQRLKLGLCCLCARSVHGDLQTPLSRPASERRDTLAPTALQERNWVPLTSWGTGQVAPLTAVPPAGGHSCSVGKPSKRDAMVACSLC from the exons ATGGCAGATTCTTGCCGGAACCTCACCTACGTGCGAGACTCGGTAGGACCTGCCACCAGCACCCTGATGTTCGTGGCCGGAGTGGTGGGCAACGGGCTGGCCCTGGGCATCCTGGGCGCGAGGCGGAAGTCACACCCATCGGCCTTTGCAGTGCTGGTCACTGGGCTGGCGGTGACGGATCTGCTGGGCACGTGCTTCTTGAGCCCCGCGGTGTTCGTGGCCTACGCTCGGAACAGCTCCCTGCTGGGCCTGGCCCACGGCGGGTCTGCGCTGTGCGACACTTTTGCCTTTGCCATGACTTTCTTTGGCCTGGCCTCCACGCTCATCCTCTTTGCCATGGCTGTGGAGCGATGCCTGGCACTCAGTCACCCCTACCTGTACGCCCAGCTGGACGGGCCACGCTGTGCCCGCCTGGCGCTGCCTGCCATCTACGCTTTCTGTTGCCTCTTCTGCTCACTGCCCCTGATGGGCCTGGGCGAGCATCAGCAGTACTGCCCCGGGAGCTGGTGCTTCATCCGTATGCGTTCCACCCAGCCCGGTGGCTGTGCCTTCTCCCTGGCGTACGCCAGTCTCGTGGCCCTGTTGGTGACTTCCATCTTCTTCTGCAACGGCTCCGTCACCCTCAGCCTCTGCCACATGTACCGCCAGCAGAGACGCCACCACGGCTCGTTGGTGCCGACCTCTCGGGCGCGAGAGGACGAGGTTGACCACCTGATTCTGCTGGCCCTCATGACGGGCATCATGGCTGTGTGTTCCCTGCCTCTCACG ATCCGAGGCTTCACCCAGGCCATTGCCCCAGACAGCAGTGAGATGGGGGATCTCCTCGCCTTCCGCTTCAATGCCTTCAACCCCATCCTGGACCCCTGGGTCTTCATCCTTTTCCGGAAGGCTGTCTTCCAGCGACTCAAGCTTGGGTTATGTTGCTTGTGTGCCCGTTCTGTCCACGGGGACTTACAGACACCCCTTTCCCGGCCTGCATCGGAGAGAAGAGACACACTGGCTCCCACTGCCCTCCAGGAACGGAACTGGGTGCCCCTGACATCCTGGGGCACTGGGCAGGTGGCACCATTGACTGCTGTGCCTCCGGCTGGTGGCCATAGCTGCTCTGTGGGAAAGCCATCCAAAAGAGACGCCATGGTGGCTTGCTCCCTCTGCTGA